One window of Candidatus Mycobacterium wuenschmannii genomic DNA carries:
- a CDS encoding acyl-CoA dehydrogenase family protein has protein sequence MTTIAEHLRNSLDGRFRDVKNEMRQRLADDVFRPHYTPNTVIARTKVAEQMSIMAAEGAAEDSFRKEHGGNGNVGAAVTMIEMLAMSDLSLMVKAGVQWGLFGGAVENLGTERHHEAYVKKIISLELRGCFAMTETGHGSDVQSLETTATYDAETEEFVVHSETPNARKDYIGGAAETATVAAVFAQLITTEKGEQVNHGVHCLLVPIRDAEGNDLPGVTTSDCHYKGGLPGVDNGRIVFDHVRVPRVNLLNKYGDVDADGTYSSDIENPNRRFFTMIGTLIRGRVTVGGSAGNAARVALDIATRYALQRKQFTAPDDDGEVLIMDYLVHQRRLFPLIAKSYALQFAQNELVSKTHDLQTTESPDAEEQRELESRAAGLKAANTWHASTAIQEAREACGGAGYLADNRLIALRADTDVFTTFEGDNHVLTQLVAKELLTAYADDIKGMSPVEWVRFAANFAGERVLKRTAAETIIQTVIDARQDNEEEGSLFNRGTQVQMFEEREEYMIASVARRLQAKSKEMSEFDAFNSVQDHVLHAAKAHIDRVVLEAFVAGIDGCENDEAREVLELVCDLYALTVIEDDKAWYVEHRFLSTERAKAVTRAINDRCRLLRPHAETLVDGFGIPESLRYADMLHPVEVPGADTDETGATDSALTHG, from the coding sequence ATGACCACCATTGCGGAACATTTGCGCAACTCGCTCGACGGACGCTTTCGCGACGTGAAGAACGAGATGCGCCAGCGACTGGCCGACGACGTCTTCCGCCCGCACTACACACCGAACACGGTGATCGCGCGGACCAAGGTGGCCGAGCAGATGAGCATCATGGCCGCCGAGGGCGCGGCCGAGGATAGTTTCCGCAAGGAGCACGGCGGCAACGGCAACGTCGGGGCCGCCGTGACGATGATCGAGATGCTCGCGATGTCCGACCTGTCGCTGATGGTCAAGGCGGGCGTGCAGTGGGGCCTGTTCGGCGGGGCCGTCGAGAACCTCGGCACCGAGCGCCACCACGAGGCCTACGTCAAGAAGATCATCAGCCTCGAACTGCGCGGCTGCTTCGCCATGACCGAGACCGGCCACGGCAGCGACGTACAGTCCCTCGAGACGACGGCGACCTACGACGCCGAAACCGAGGAATTCGTCGTCCACTCCGAAACCCCCAACGCGCGCAAGGACTACATCGGCGGTGCCGCCGAGACCGCCACCGTCGCAGCGGTTTTCGCGCAGCTGATCACCACCGAGAAGGGCGAGCAGGTCAATCACGGCGTGCACTGCCTGCTGGTACCGATCCGTGACGCCGAAGGCAACGACTTGCCGGGCGTGACCACCTCGGACTGTCATTACAAGGGCGGCCTGCCCGGCGTGGACAACGGTCGCATCGTGTTCGACCACGTCCGCGTTCCGCGGGTCAACCTGCTCAACAAGTACGGCGACGTCGACGCCGACGGCACCTACTCCTCCGACATCGAGAACCCGAACCGCAGGTTCTTCACGATGATCGGCACGCTGATCCGCGGCCGGGTGACCGTCGGCGGCAGCGCGGGCAACGCGGCGCGGGTGGCTCTGGACATCGCGACCCGGTATGCGTTGCAGCGCAAGCAGTTCACCGCACCCGATGACGACGGCGAAGTGCTGATCATGGACTACCTGGTGCACCAGCGTCGGCTGTTCCCATTGATCGCCAAGTCGTACGCGCTGCAGTTCGCCCAGAACGAACTGGTGTCCAAGACCCACGACTTGCAGACGACCGAGTCACCGGACGCCGAGGAGCAGCGCGAGTTGGAGTCGCGCGCCGCGGGCCTGAAGGCCGCGAACACCTGGCACGCCTCCACGGCCATCCAGGAGGCACGCGAAGCATGCGGGGGCGCAGGCTATTTGGCGGACAACCGGCTCATTGCATTGCGCGCCGACACCGACGTGTTCACCACCTTCGAGGGTGACAACCATGTGCTGACTCAGTTGGTGGCCAAGGAACTGCTGACCGCCTACGCCGACGACATCAAAGGCATGAGTCCGGTGGAATGGGTGCGTTTCGCGGCCAACTTCGCCGGCGAACGCGTGCTCAAACGCACTGCGGCAGAGACGATCATCCAGACCGTCATCGACGCCCGGCAGGACAACGAGGAAGAGGGCAGCCTGTTCAACCGGGGCACCCAGGTCCAGATGTTCGAGGAGCGTGAGGAATACATGATCGCGTCGGTGGCCCGGCGCCTGCAGGCCAAGTCGAAGGAGATGTCGGAGTTCGACGCGTTCAACTCGGTGCAGGACCATGTGCTGCACGCCGCGAAGGCGCACATCGACCGGGTGGTGCTCGAGGCCTTCGTCGCGGGCATCGACGGGTGCGAAAATGACGAGGCCCGTGAGGTTCTCGAGCTCGTCTGCGACCTGTACGCCCTGACGGTGATCGAGGACGATAAGGCCTGGTACGTCGAGCACCGGTTCCTGTCCACCGAGCGCGCCAAAGCGGTCACCCGTGCCATCAACGACCGGTGCCGGCTGCTACGGCCGCACGCCGAGACCTTGGTCGACGGGTTCGGAATTCCCGAGTCGCTGCGCTACGCGGACATGCTGCACCCGGTAGAGGTGCCGGGGGCCGACACCGACGAGACCGGCGCGACCGACTCCGCGCTGACACACGGGTAG
- a CDS encoding rhodanese-like domain-containing protein: protein MTAAITSSELRERIVSEAPLWILDVRTPAEFETSHIDGSLNVPLDLLNEHAPTVAETLDRDRDIVLVCRSGQRATQAQQLLQRAGVGNGTVLEKGIADWEGQGFDVQRGVQRWDLERQVRLVAGSIVLSAVLGSVAIPKLKWLAAAIGGGLTFAAVSNTCAMGNALSRLPYNRGATTDTETVLSQLASGPDGNR from the coding sequence ATGACTGCCGCCATCACCTCGTCTGAACTGCGTGAACGCATCGTCTCGGAGGCTCCGCTGTGGATTCTCGACGTACGTACCCCCGCCGAGTTCGAGACCTCTCACATCGACGGCTCCCTCAACGTGCCGCTGGACCTGTTGAACGAACACGCCCCGACGGTCGCCGAGACGCTCGACCGCGACCGCGACATCGTGCTGGTGTGCCGTTCCGGCCAGCGCGCCACCCAGGCACAGCAGCTGTTGCAGCGCGCGGGCGTCGGGAACGGAACCGTCCTGGAGAAGGGCATCGCCGACTGGGAAGGCCAGGGTTTCGATGTCCAGCGCGGCGTGCAGCGTTGGGACCTGGAGCGCCAAGTCCGCCTGGTCGCCGGCTCGATCGTGCTGTCCGCCGTGCTCGGCAGTGTCGCCATTCCCAAGCTGAAGTGGCTGGCCGCCGCAATCGGTGGCGGGCTGACCTTCGCCGCAGTCTCCAACACCTGCGCGATGGGTAACGCCCTGTCGAGGCTGCCGTACAACCGCGGGGCCACAACGGACACCGAGACGGTGTTGTCGCAGCTCGCGTCCGGTCCGGACGGCAATCGTTAA
- a CDS encoding DUF732 domain-containing protein — protein MTRRVWPLAVVLSAVIACVATPVARAVPAPDIEFIYDTTVRKQYSFANTTEAIDYAHGICNKITGGAGYGQVIGDVKRDVLPNDEYSANYLISNAVNIYCPAQLWQLRNSAGTYVPPPG, from the coding sequence ATGACTCGCAGAGTTTGGCCGCTCGCCGTCGTCCTCAGTGCCGTGATCGCTTGCGTCGCAACGCCTGTCGCGCGGGCCGTCCCGGCTCCCGACATCGAGTTCATCTACGACACCACGGTGCGCAAGCAGTACAGCTTCGCGAACACGACCGAAGCGATCGACTATGCCCACGGGATCTGCAACAAGATCACCGGTGGAGCCGGTTACGGCCAGGTCATCGGTGACGTGAAACGCGATGTGTTGCCGAACGATGAGTACTCGGCGAATTACCTGATCTCGAACGCCGTGAACATCTACTGCCCGGCGCAACTGTGGCAATTGCGGAACTCGGCGGGCACCTATGTGCCGCCGCCTGGGTGA
- a CDS encoding CAP domain-containing protein, producing the protein MTNKRIRLLTPVIAALPLAAGPSVVASAAPGVPGNNDRLNNGIVVNVDTIKAQHGCTTKLKKNPQLEAAAQRHTVDVLNNRNLDADVGSDGSSVADRARGAGYNGVVAETVAINNSLAINDLDVIGNWYYRPDYMAIMSNCDNTQIGVWSENSLDRSVLVAVYGQPDR; encoded by the coding sequence GTGACCAACAAGCGAATTCGCCTCCTGACGCCCGTGATCGCCGCGCTGCCGTTGGCTGCGGGTCCGAGCGTGGTCGCATCGGCGGCGCCCGGCGTTCCCGGCAACAACGACCGGCTCAACAACGGCATCGTCGTCAATGTCGACACCATCAAGGCGCAGCACGGCTGCACTACCAAGCTGAAGAAGAACCCGCAGTTGGAGGCGGCCGCGCAGCGGCACACCGTCGACGTACTGAACAACCGCAACCTCGACGCCGACGTCGGCTCGGACGGGTCGTCGGTAGCGGACCGAGCGCGGGGCGCGGGATACAACGGCGTCGTGGCCGAGACCGTGGCGATCAACAACTCGCTGGCCATCAATGACCTTGACGTGATTGGTAACTGGTACTACCGGCCGGACTACATGGCGATCATGTCGAATTGCGACAACACCCAGATCGGGGTGTGGTCGGAGAACAGTCTCGACCGCAGCGTGCTGGTCGCAGTCTACGGGCAGCCGGACCGATGA
- a CDS encoding alpha/beta hydrolase family protein: protein MIRMSRMLRHLSVVTVTFGWLAVTAISGSTGVTKAAGFETLQVPSASMGRSIPVAFLAGGPHAAYLLDGFNAAPDVSNWATAGNGFNTLAGKGISVVAPAGGAYSMYTNWEQDGSKQWETFLSQELPDWLAANKGLAPGGHGVVGVSQGGYAATALVTFHPDRFRYAGSFSGFLTPERTGVDGTVRAALLQGGADSGAMWGAPQLGRWKWHSPNQNIQQLVDNDARLWIYSPGSGAPSDPGAMGGTGDVSQGTNAQFYSHFRDVGGTNAHFDLGRGGGDDWPSWSRQLSAMSADLAANIR, encoded by the coding sequence ATGATCCGTATGTCGAGGATGCTGCGGCACCTGTCGGTCGTGACCGTGACTTTCGGATGGCTTGCGGTGACGGCTATTTCGGGATCGACGGGCGTCACCAAGGCGGCAGGTTTCGAGACGCTCCAGGTGCCGTCCGCATCGATGGGCCGCAGCATCCCGGTGGCCTTCCTGGCCGGTGGTCCGCACGCGGCGTATCTGCTCGACGGCTTCAACGCCGCTCCCGATGTCAGCAACTGGGCAACCGCGGGCAACGGGTTCAACACCCTTGCCGGCAAGGGCATCTCGGTGGTCGCACCGGCCGGCGGCGCCTACAGCATGTACACCAACTGGGAGCAGGACGGCAGTAAGCAGTGGGAGACATTCCTGTCGCAGGAGCTGCCCGACTGGCTGGCCGCCAACAAAGGGTTGGCGCCCGGCGGGCACGGCGTCGTCGGTGTCTCACAGGGCGGGTATGCGGCAACGGCGCTGGTCACCTTCCATCCCGACCGATTCCGTTATGCCGGTTCGTTTTCCGGATTCCTGACTCCCGAACGCACTGGCGTCGACGGGACGGTCAGGGCCGCCCTTCTGCAAGGCGGCGCCGATAGCGGTGCCATGTGGGGGGCGCCGCAACTGGGCCGCTGGAAGTGGCACTCGCCCAACCAGAACATTCAGCAACTGGTCGACAACGACGCCCGCCTGTGGATCTACAGCCCGGGCAGCGGCGCGCCCAGCGATCCCGGCGCAATGGGCGGCACCGGCGACGTCTCCCAGGGCACCAACGCGCAGTTCTACTCCCACTTCCGAGACGTCGGCGGTACCAACGCCCACTTCGACCTCGGTCGCGGCGGCGGAGACGACTGGCCGAGCTGGTCGCGTCAGTTGAGCGCGATGTCCGCCGACCTCGCGGCCAACATCCGATAG
- a CDS encoding Mce protein, with protein sequence MAEHDGAADETETVEAGVEEIDAEDIDAGSPDEAPKRSVREWFSGTRGVVVVSVAVIVALLGAGGWLGYLAYADQQTQARRSLYLQVARQTAINLTTIDHAHVENDINRVLDGVTGAFHEEYQTRSKPFVEVVKKVQSKTEGTIAEAGLVSYAPDQAEALIAISVKTSLAGAPQDQEPHRWRMRLTVEKAGDSAKVSKVEFVP encoded by the coding sequence ATGGCAGAGCATGATGGTGCCGCCGACGAAACCGAAACCGTAGAGGCCGGCGTCGAGGAGATCGACGCTGAGGACATCGACGCCGGAAGCCCCGACGAGGCGCCCAAAAGGTCGGTGCGCGAATGGTTTTCCGGCACCCGCGGTGTGGTCGTCGTCAGCGTGGCGGTGATCGTCGCGCTGCTCGGCGCGGGCGGCTGGTTGGGATACCTGGCGTACGCCGACCAGCAGACACAGGCGCGGCGCAGCCTCTATCTTCAGGTCGCGCGGCAGACCGCGATCAACCTCACGACGATCGACCACGCGCACGTGGAGAACGACATCAATCGCGTCCTGGACGGGGTGACGGGCGCCTTCCACGAGGAGTACCAGACCCGCTCGAAGCCGTTCGTCGAAGTCGTCAAGAAGGTGCAGTCGAAAACGGAGGGCACGATCGCGGAGGCCGGTTTGGTGTCCTACGCGCCCGACCAGGCGGAGGCGCTGATCGCGATATCGGTGAAGACATCGCTGGCCGGAGCGCCGCAGGACCAGGAGCCCCATCGCTGGAGGATGCGACTCACTGTCGAGAAGGCAGGCGATAGCGCGAAGGTGTCGAAAGTGGAGTTCGTGCCATGA
- a CDS encoding MCE family protein, with amino-acid sequence MARSNSLRLSRRIWTQLGILASITVLSIGVMAFGFIKVPALLGVGRYTVRVDLPASGGLYPTSVVNYRGSEIGSVKSVDVTQNGVQAVLSLKSDIAVPRDLTAAVHSRSAVGEQFLELTPRSGTVSDMGPKLRDGDVIAVGRTQIPVDIGLLLDTTNKALVAIPQDNLHTVVEEASKAVAGLGPELSRLIDGGTALAIDAGKTTDSFSRLIDEFPPVASSQVRTSDSIATWAKRVNAITSQVKEQDGRLADLLNTAGPALDEGTALFDRLAPTLPVLLSNLVSLGQITVNYRNDLEQLLVMFPQGTAVMSSIIVPDRVAKMDYKGIYLDFNLNLNSPPPCNAGFLPVQQQRVPVREDYPDRTNGELYCRIPQNSDMNVRGVRNVPCETKPGKRAPTVEMCESDEQYVPLNDGLFWKGDPNATLSGQSVPQYPKGGAPYSPGEHWHPPVDPAAPKPVQAIPYDPLTGNYVGPDGKHYSDSDLAAGMKGKTWQSMMVPPTKPKP; translated from the coding sequence ATGGCCCGCTCGAATTCGCTGCGTCTGTCCCGCAGAATCTGGACCCAGTTGGGGATCCTGGCGTCGATCACCGTGCTGTCCATCGGCGTGATGGCATTCGGCTTCATCAAAGTGCCTGCGCTGCTTGGGGTTGGCCGCTACACGGTGAGGGTCGACCTGCCCGCGTCGGGCGGGCTGTATCCGACCTCTGTGGTGAACTATCGGGGCAGCGAGATCGGCAGCGTCAAGTCGGTCGACGTCACGCAGAACGGGGTGCAGGCCGTCCTCTCGCTGAAGTCCGACATCGCGGTTCCGCGCGACCTGACCGCGGCGGTGCACAGTCGCTCGGCGGTCGGTGAGCAGTTTCTGGAGTTGACCCCGCGGTCCGGCACTGTCAGCGACATGGGTCCGAAGCTGCGGGACGGCGACGTGATCGCCGTTGGCAGAACGCAGATTCCGGTCGACATCGGCTTGCTGTTGGACACCACCAACAAGGCACTCGTCGCCATCCCGCAGGACAACCTGCACACCGTCGTCGAGGAAGCGTCGAAGGCCGTCGCCGGTTTGGGACCGGAGCTGTCGCGCCTGATCGACGGGGGCACCGCACTGGCGATCGACGCCGGCAAGACCACCGACTCGTTCTCCCGGCTGATCGACGAATTCCCCCCGGTGGCGAGTTCGCAAGTGCGGACGTCGGATTCGATCGCGACGTGGGCGAAGCGGGTCAACGCGATCACAAGTCAGGTGAAGGAGCAGGACGGCAGGCTCGCGGACTTGCTCAACACCGCCGGGCCGGCGCTCGACGAAGGCACCGCGCTGTTCGACCGGTTGGCACCGACGCTGCCGGTGCTGCTGTCCAACCTGGTCAGCCTGGGCCAGATCACGGTGAACTACCGCAACGACCTCGAGCAGCTGCTGGTGATGTTCCCGCAGGGCACGGCGGTGATGTCGTCGATCATCGTGCCGGACCGGGTTGCCAAGATGGATTACAAGGGCATCTATCTCGACTTCAACCTGAACCTCAACTCGCCGCCGCCGTGCAACGCCGGTTTTCTGCCGGTGCAGCAGCAACGGGTACCGGTGCGGGAGGACTATCCCGACCGCACCAACGGCGAGTTGTACTGCCGCATCCCGCAGAACTCCGACATGAACGTCCGCGGTGTGCGCAACGTGCCGTGTGAGACCAAGCCGGGCAAGCGCGCCCCGACGGTCGAGATGTGTGAGAGCGACGAGCAGTACGTCCCGCTGAACGACGGCCTGTTCTGGAAGGGCGACCCGAACGCGACGCTGAGTGGTCAAAGCGTCCCGCAGTATCCGAAGGGTGGGGCGCCGTACTCACCGGGGGAGCACTGGCATCCACCCGTCGACCCCGCCGCGCCGAAGCCCGTACAAGCGATTCCCTACGACCCGCTGACCGGTAACTACGTCGGGCCGGACGGAAAGCATTACAGCGACTCCGATTTGGCCGCCGGAATGAAAGGCAAGACATGGCAGAGCATGATGGTGCCGCCGACGAAACCGAAACCGTAG